AGCTGGCGCCGCCCACAGAGGCTGCTGCCCCAGggcaggcagcgcaggttcggTGAGGGCGTGGCTCCGCTCCACACACGTCACCTGGGTAACGGTGAGGACGTGGCTCCGCTCGGTGTGGTGCTGAACTTTgggaccctttttttttttttaaaggggagctattatgaaaaacatgttttctcttgctttaacatatataaagtggtctcccctcagactgccaactcagagaaggaggaaagcagccaaattctgcagtgtctgtacagccgcccggatgagccatccagtttcatgtgacttttacgagccgtttcagattctgctccctttcgttacgtaaccaaaatgcgatttacatcggttggcctccgatgcgtgaaaccacgcccacaactaactccgccggctggagcttccgccattttttcgtagcggtgtatcacgtcattcaggcagccaatcagcacagtgcctcattatcatagccccgcccactcagaatcctgcatagataatgaggttagagactgggaagctgcagacatggctcagatGCTGAAtttcaatcaaaagcttgtttttaacacattcaaggcctgtttaaaataggtattagatgccataataggtcccctttaagttcaaaACAGACACAACAAAAGGCGTGACCGCTGACTGAACAGATGAGGCACCAGCCTTAACTAAGCCTGGCTGTTAGCATGCTTCAGACCAGGCTAACAGCACAGGAtgcatcgccatggtaacttatgtaCTGCTACTTTTATGAACCCGAGTCCAGGCTTAATTCAGCCAGGATATCCAGAAAATCCCAGTTGAATCCACTATCCTGGTTATGTGAAACAGCCCTCAGGAAATGAGTAGGTTCTTCTGAAGctttgattacattttccaTAACTATTCATATTTGCATcactatgttttttttcttcagaggAACAGAACTTATTTGACTCCTGACACAACAGTATTTGACAGAGAAATCTCTCCACAAGACCCAAAAAGGATCATTGGGACCGCAAACTGATGcaagagaacatgcaaacacacagaaaGGCTCCAGCCAGGATTCAAGGTTTGAATCCTGGCTGGGGTATtagcctttttttattattatttggggcaaataataataaaccatGCAAACCATTATTGTTTCCCCACAGTGTGTTTGTATATTCTTCATTCATTTGTGCACATTACGTAGGTCTCTTCACAACAAATGAGACAACATGGCTTCACAGAGGTACCGTCACACACGTGTAGTTGAAATTGCGTTGGCACATCATTTTGACAACACTACTCCCAAAACTGAATTCtataaaaacaaaccaacaaacaaaaggAACAGATTTGCTGCACCTTTCATTCATTTAcaaattattttctgtttttcttcccttttgtgTTGTTATCTTGTATTTCAGGGACCCTGCCCCTAGTCCTTGAAAATGAAgttcaacatattcaaaaagCCACAGGCCATGAAGGCCGAAGAGACCACCAGCGTTCCCACTGCGACCATGGCTCCCTCCCCGGCCATGGTCACCACCTCCGCACCGGACACTTCTGGCTCCAACAACACGGAGATCAGCAAGAATGACATGTTTGAGGAGATCAGGACCAAATTCCTAAATGAGATTGATAAAATCCCTCGTAAGTGAAGCTGCAATGATTCCAACAGCTCCTCAGTTTATCGAGAAAAAACAAATCTTATGAAAGAAACACCATCAAAGTTGCAAGTTAATGTGAGTTttggatgttttgtttgtttgtcaacCGACAGTTCCTCCGTGGGCTTTGATTGCCATCGCTGTGGTTGCTGCATTGCTCGTCCTCACTTGCTGTTTCTGCATAATCAAAAAGTGCTGctgcaagaagaagaagaacaagaaaggaaaaaagggcaAGGATGGATTCAACATGAAGAACATGCAGGGCGAGGTACGGCACCGCGTGCTTTGTTCATGCTGACGTGTGGCAGGATGTTTCGGGTGACATCTTGCTTCTTCTTTCTCACAAATTATCAATCAAGTTTTcatgatttcaactttttaaaaTCTTAACTTCCTAAATTTATTGCTACATAATTATACGACTGTGGCTAACTACATTTGATCTTTCACCAGCAGCTGTTTTAGGCCAGGCTGTAGAGGACACAAGGAGAGCTCTCTTCCCCTCCATTTATTTGATGTTGTGCCGTTTAACTGTGTGACGTATTCCATTGTGGCCGATGGTGAAAAATGACACACTTTGTTATGAGCTGGCAAAGAATAACGAGCATCATGAGGAGGAGACACTTTGGGGTTGAATAATtagattttcaaaaatgctgaTAAAGTAAATTGATGATGGGGGAAACCTGCATGAGAGTTTGGAGGTAAAAGATTAGACAATGATTAATTTGAGAACCAATTGGCTCATATCCCCCAGTTGCCCTGAGCTCCGCTGATTTAAATATAGAAAGCAGATGCAAATGTCCACGCTGTGATTTTCACTGCCCTCAACCTGAAACAGGTGTTTCATTTGTCCTCGTAACTGTGGCGGTGGTGGTGTCGATTGCCTTCTTTTTTGTAGTGTGTTTGGTGTCTCGTGAGTTGAATCTCTTCCTCTTTCtgctctcctctttttttccgcTTTGTGTCTGTCTTGTGTGTGCCTCGTGTTTCTTGACTGTGGTGGACCCCCGCTCTACGGTAGGTGGACAGCTCACGTTGACGCCCTCCGGCCGCCAGGGCGGAGGGGGGGTTTCATGGAATGAAAGTCGTAGCTTCcttcgctttctttttttttttccttttttctataATTATTATTCCTAGTCTTCCCTTGTTTTTGTTAATTTGGTCATGATAGCTTGAGAATGAAACAATGGGAAAGCTATGATGTCCTCCATAAACCCAGGAGAGGAGAGTCTAACCATCTAACACATTGTTCTACGGACAATGTTACTGTAACTCGCACCAATATGAAAAGTATTGGATTACAAGATGATATGAAAGATGCTGTTAACACTATTAATCTGTGCATGTGACAAAGGGCATGGTTGGTTGTTTGGGAGACATGGAAATGGTGATGATAAAACTGCATGAGCAAAAATACTcccaaatcttttctttttgttgcaaTATGCAAGGAGGGGGTAGGATGTGGGAACACTTGAAGCCCCCCcccttaaaaaaaatgtcaaagtcAAGGTTACCTCAACAAAGAGACTCTCATTCAATTACAAAAATAGCTGCAGTACCAGGACTCTGCATTCTTCAAATAGTTCCCTGTGCCCTTTAATCCTGGACTATTTATTGTGATTACGATTAGCTGAAAAGAAAGGCATTTTGAGGCACAAAATAAGGGTTAAAGAAACCACGTAGGCTGGAAAGTTCAGGATTTATCTTAAACCACACAAAACAACATGTGCCATCTACTTTAGGCAGAACAGAGTAATCTAGACTTTAATTGCAACCGAGACGTCTGAGTAAAACAACCCTGTTTCATACTTCTGGAAACCACAGATACGTACATATTACATTCATCACATTGCCATTTTACACTTTATGAAGCATCtcataataaagtaaataagtCCAAGTTTGCTTGATAAGTTAAGTTGTAAGTTATATAAGTTATAAGTAGGCCaatgatttttgttttcattttttatgtcaTCTTTAAGTCCAAGTTTGCTTGATAAGTTAAGTAACAGTATATTAGTTATAAGTaagccaatgttttttttttatgtcatctTTCAAACTGCTCGATCTTAGCTGCACTCTTTTGGCTCTTTGCTCTTCAGTGGAGGAAGAATGTTGCTACATTTCTTAGCCAACAGTGAATACAGTCAAAGAATCCAAACGATGCATACAGTATGTGTGCATAAGGTTAAGCTAGTCCTTACAAGTGAAAGATGAATACATGTCACTCTCATTGTTCATATTATTTCAAGGCAATTATAGTAAGACAGTTGTTCTGGCAGCCAGAGCAGATTTATTACGTGATGAAGGCACAGTAGCAAGTTTGTGAGATATTTTAACAAGAGTTATAACACTATAGTGTTGGGAATAGGTCCATGTTAAATGCACACTCTATGAGGTCATGATATCTGTTTTTTGATGATATCTGAAAACACACTTTGAAATGGCATTAAGCTGCTATTTAACAAATTGAAAGAAAAAGATAGATAACCTGGgcatcttttttctctcttgaaaATAACATCACAGCTGTATGAAAAAACAGTTTGATTAGGCTTATGCAATAAATTAGCcataaaaaattaataaatgttTTGCCCATGAAACATTGTTTACACACACGCGTGCATACACATTAGCACTCAGTTTTGCGTTCATCTTTTGAATGTGACAACTGGTGAAGGCAGGGCAAAAATGGGAACCCAAATAATtcaactttatatatatatatatatatatatatatatatatatatatgtatgtatatatgtatgtatatagtcGCAAAGAGTACATGTATCCGTGGAGTCTAGAAGATTATATTTGCTGTTTTTGCAACCAGTCGTagaagaaaatgttttataaaataatttcctAGTGTTATATAATTGGATTGAATGAAACATATCTCTTCGCACTTAATATCATATCTCATttccattatcattattattatattattatttttaaaatgcaaCGATATTTGCTATTGTGAGCTAGTTCCGTGGGGGGTTTATTTTGTAACCCATCTCCTTGCACAATTGGTTTAAATCTAGTATTTAATCATTCAATGAACAAGAAAATATTTATAACCCCTAATGTGGAACTAGCATGCAATGCCTCCACTGACGCTGGCTGTCACTAGTGCTGAAGCATGTGTTAAAGTAATGCGCACTcactcccccctccccccccaaaaaaaagaaaatagggaAAAACACTGAGAGGATGGGAAGTATGAAAGTTGAATAGGGAAAAACATTTAAGTTATTCCTCTTGTAAATGATAAATTCTTGGTTTTTATCATCAGTTGCTGTGCAGGTAAGCAGTAACCAAGACGTGTATCTCCCACGTAAAATCTCCTGGAGCTCCAGTGTCTGTGGCATGTTGGCTGTTATAAGGGGGGGGCTGTATTGTGGTTTCTGCTCGCGTGGCTTTtgattttaatgttttgttttgttacgtttacactgcagaaacaccaggatgacgacgatgatgaggaggagggagaaACTGGAATcacagaggaggagaaagaggaggaggagaaagagccGGAAAAACTGGGAAAGCTGCAGTACTCTATAGATTATGACTTTGAGAATACAAAGGTCTGTGGTCATCACATCCAAATGCACTTGCTAATATCAAACTTCAAAATACCCTTAAAAGGTTCTTTCGGATAAATAAGGACCAGTTTTTGCATCTTTATATCAGTTTTTTGAGATTGAGATTTTAGATATAGATAGTTCTGCAATATAGTctattctctctttctctctctctctctacatatatatatatatatatatatatatatatacatatacaaaaaaatatatatataaaaaagcaaaacattttTCTGAATTAATTTTTCTGAAGACAAATAGCATTTAGGTGATTGATTTGTATGCAGCTGTGGCATAGAATAACTGACATGAGTCAAACGTTATGCAttattctggttctggttaATTAGGAACCACAACAATATGCAAGCATTTAACGGTTGAATTGTTAATtacataaaaatgaaacatgcCACATTTCTGTATTGTGTTTTTTACATTAATGTGTCTTGACATTGCAGAAAAAGTCCAATACACATGTTTTGTAGAGCATAAAATAATACATGCAAATGATCATACTTTGTGACATCTgagaaagccaaaaaaaaatccctgaaaTCCAATTTGCCTCCATTCAGGCAAGACACACGTGCTGATTCACTGCCAGGCTTAAACTGTCAGATCATGTTATATAACTAGTCTTGTCCACTTCACATCCTCCTTTCACAGCTCACAATCGGCATCCTCCAAGCTGCAGATCTCATATCCATGGACTCTGGTGGAACTTCTGATCCGTATGTGAAAGTCTTTATTCTCCCTGATAAGAAGAAGAAGTATGACACCAAGGTGCACAAGAAAACACTCAACCCTGTCTTCAATGAGACATTTGTTTTCAAGGTAGGTTTTTCACTGTTATCGTTGGGGTCATGTGTTacagttgctgtggtaacagcAACACAATTTGGAACAGAAAAGATGATCTTTCTCACATTGTTTTATGCAGAATTATAAAAACCACGTTGGGTATATACTACTGTtccttttgtttatttactggttTCGCAGAGCTGCACTTGCTGTAATTAGCTcttaaaaacacaacattttagctgattagattagataagtTTGAACAATGATCTCCATGCATCACTGTGTTCACTCATCAGGTACCCTACGAGGAGCTGGGGGGAAAGACCCTAGTGATGTCTGTTTATGACTATGACCGATTTTCCAAACATGACGTCATTGGAGAGGTGAAGGTCGCCATGAATACCATTGACCTTGGACGGCCCATTGAAGAGTGGCGGGACCTGGAGAGCGCTGATCAAGAAGAGGTGCCGCTCACGTTTACACTGACACAACCACACcttcaaaaaaggaatatttcttATTCTGTTTTCTTATTATTGATTAAAAGCCCCCCGAAAAACAGCACTGAAATTATCAGGTTTGTAAGAGTGGGATCCAAATGGAGATAAATGGAAAACCAGAGTAAAAAAACCCTGTTTCATACTTCTGGAAACCACGAATACATACATATTACATTTATCACATTGCCATTTTTACACATTATGAAGCGTCTGTCTCATAAGAAAGTAAATAAGTCCAAGTTTGCTTGATAAGTTAAGTTATATAAGTTATAAATTATATAAGTTATAAGTaagccaatgtttttttttgtttttttttatgtcaactTTCAAACTGCTCGTTCTTAGCTGCACTCTTTTGGCTCTTTGCTTTTCAGTGGAGGAAGAATGTTGCTACATTTCTTAGCCAACAGTGAATACAGTCACAGAATCCAAATAATGCATACAGTATGTGTGCATAAGGTTAAGCTAGTCCTTACAAGTGAAAGATGAATACATGTCACTCTCATTGTTCATATTATTTCCAGGCAATTATAGTAAGACAGTTGTTCTGGCAGCCAGAGCAGATTTATTACATGATGAAGGCACAGTAGCAAGTTGTGAGATATTTTATAACACTATAGTGTTATAAAATATAATATGTCTATGTTAAATGCACACTCTATGGGGTCATGATATCTGTTTTTTGATGATATCTGAAAACACACTTTGAAATGGCATGAAGCTGCTATTTGACGaatgaagagaaacagacagacaaccacacCTTCAGAAAAGGGATCTTTATTATTCTGTTTTCTTATTATTGATACATCCCATTAAAATCCCCCCAAAATACAGCTCTGAAATTATCAGGTTTGTAAGAGTGGGATCCAAATGGAGATATCTAGAAAACCAGAGTAATGAACAATGTCCTTTTATCTAAATGAAGACTGGAGAATAAAAAGTGATGCTAAGGATATCCCAAAGACAGAACTAAGGAGAGAAGGTGAGCTTCACAGAGAAGCACAGCTAACAGAACTGACAACGGACCAGTAAGGGAAGGGGATGGAGCGGGGCAAAACAGATAGAGACATAAATACAGGGATACAGGAGGGAACAGGACAATACTGGGACTTTGTTTATGGCTAAAGTAAACAAAGAACAGAGGCTTGAAGTGACAAATCAAGACTAAACCTAGAAAAAACATGTCAGTAAAACCAAAAATCCATACATCATAAGAGAAGTGCTGCCATTAACAAGCTGTTCTACCAGTTGTACTAATAGTGGCTGCAGTAGTCTAGTTATTTCAAATTGACATACTTTTCTACAAAATAATATGGTTGCAAGATACTCAATGGGGCCTTTTGAATGAATGTGTCATTAAACTGTTTTCAGTTGTCTGCTTGTCATTTTTCTGCTCCCTCTCTGAATCTCTCACCACTTAGCCTGAGAAACTTGGAGACATCTGCATCTCCCTCCGCTACGTCCCCACTGCCGGGAAACTCACCGTCTGCATCCTGGAGGCAAAGAACCTGAAGAAGATGGATGCCTGCGGCTTATCTGGTATAGAAAACCCCCAAATAAACGAAACATCTGCCAATGCAATCAAAGCATCTTTATTCCCAAAGGAGGAAGAGTTTGAACCTCATTTGCGATTTTAGATAttctatatatactgtatgcatGCTTGTATGCATGCAAATAATATTTTCTTAACACAATGTTTCAAAATAAGTTTGTGTAACACAATACCGCATACACACTTGATGGTAGAGTGTTTTAGGTCATTCTGGGTAAAGCAGACAAAGTCTTGAGTCTTTGAGCCAccatgcatttaaaataatgcatTATCTGTTTCACGTGACAATGTTTCTTGGAACTGATACTGTATGTGTAACGGTGGCAGATATGGTTTTTGGTGGCCTTTATACTGATCAACATTAACGCCTCCTCCAGATCCTTACGTGAAGATCCAGCTGCTGCAGGGCGGAAAGCgcctgaagaaaaagaagacaacAGTGAAGAAGAACACCCTCAATCCATATTACAATGAATCCTTCAGCTTTGAAATCCCCCTGGAACAGATGCAGGTACTGTGTAAACCAAATTCGACATTTTtcatatttatcttttatttccaCTCATTTTTAAGTTATGTGATACCTTAGAAGTTCACCTTCAAATCAAATGTACATATTTTTCCTCTTGCCTGTCGTGCTTTTAGCCTTTCTAAATTTTCTGTTATTAATTGCATAGCATAGCATATGGAAGTAAATGGCACTTAATTTGTGGTGTGCAAAGGGACAAAAATGCAGCTGACAAATATGACAGCAATGTCTCTGTTCACACATCATAGGAAGGTCACTCAATTAAAAAATGGTTTTCCCTAATTAGATGTCATATTTCATgcggtatttttttctttctattagATTGGCAAATAAGACGGCAGAGGGATGTTTGCACAGGAGATTTAAACAGCAATGACATCTTTCATAACTGAGCTGTGATGCTACCAAATTATTCAGTATTAGTTTCCTCATAATGAATACATGGATTCCTTAACAGCAAACtaatacaacaacaacaagaaacaCTGATGTTAATTATTGTTACtatctttatttcttatttggTCTCATGGGTCTTTGTTCggtttttggtaaaaaaaacacaaaaccctAACAGATCTTGTTATGTTATGTcatgttatgaatctttatttcggcttgtacacacttttttgcagaacaagatgaaaaggtaaaaaaaaacaacaacatttcttttgccgaaaaggtgtaggcagaagccgtagcttatagtgcctacccttttttcttatgatcagcataaatatgagacattaactttactccgtggaaacaaaaaatacataaagaagacaaaaataagtaaaacaaaatataaagttgacgtttcacattatagaatgtttttgatagtatactttataattatagtgttttatatttatttacagtattttctttaaacatttccttaaacttgaagatagaactacacatttttcggttgttattacaactattccaaatttctctagccttaattgatgtacatctctttttaatattagttcttgctgtagTCATCTTAAACATGAGTTTctaaataaagcaaagaaaaggATGTCTCTGTTGTAAGTTACACAGCCTGAGGTAGTCAATAAAATCACAACAGAGCTTAATATGTGTAAGTCCTCTACTTGTGTCATTATTATGTCCCATTCCTGTCAAGAAAGGCACTCAGCCTTAGATAATatttacacacatttttccTTGTGCATCCATAATGTGGTTGAAATAAATTTGGGCATCGATGTCTTCCTCTTCATCCAACATCCCACCTGTCTAGTGAAGTTAATAGCTGGTGCTACAGCTCAGCTAAGAGGACGTGATTCTTCCCATCAGTCATGCTGTCATAGACAAGAGCCTTTACAGCTTTGCACTGAAATAGGACTGATTATCCATTTGTGTTAAAAGAAAGCCCTTCCTGCATGCCATTAGCCAGCAAGGTCTGTGGACGTCCTTGACTAACAAAGGTGGGTTTCATACATGGTTTCTCATGAGACTTTGttgttacatttttcaaatgaTTCAGACAGCCATCTCCTAAACTCAGGAACTCATACCAAAACAAATGAGATATATCTAGATACTGCTGCAGGCCAAAggaaaatcatgaatatttgatgtaTGGATGACTGAACTGTGAAATGACCTTTCTGTCTCTTACTTTCTTCCCAGAAAATCTTGGTGGTAGTCACAGTGTTTGATTATGACAAGATAGGTAAGAACGACGCCATCGGAAAGATCTTCGTTGGCAGCAAGGCCACCGGCTTAGGTCTTAAGCACTGGTCAGACATGCTGTCAAATCCACGCCGCCCCATTGCCCAGTGGCATGTATTGATGCCAGAGGAGGATATTGATGGTCAGCTGGCAAAACTGGCTGCAAAGAAGTAGCACGCTCCATCATCCAGCTCCCGCCCTTGCTCAGAATATGAATCCCCCCTTCCCCTACTTTGCATGAATCGCTGGACTTAACAAATGACTACTTATCATGAATCCTGCTCAGCAAAAAAGAGACATAGATTATCTTCTCACTCATTGTTACGTCAAAAGGAAACTCTTCTTACGTGTCGGAACTCACAAAGTAGTGTATGCCGAGAAGAGTGGTGTTGAGTTCCTGGGTGAACGGTTCATGAATGATCAATTTTAggtctttatttatttgaggAAATGTAGAAACTGATTATTAGGGTGCTGACACTGAATGGAAGTCTTAGTGAAGGCATTACTGGATAAAAGCTTTAGTTTAGTTGTTAAAGCATGCTTTACTTACCTCTCCACTGCTCTGCGCACACCTCCACCCAGTATTGTATCTCCCTAATAAGTGTGCTATAACCTGCAATAGAAAGCACCGTAGTACTGAGTTGGTTTACATCCGCTACAGAAAGCAGATATAACTCCGAATGAATAAGGATGAAATGACTGACTGCAGCAATCAAAAGTTAGGCATTATGTTTTAAAGGCAAATGTGTCTTCATTATATCGGCAGAATAGCAGGTATGACAGTTGTCTGATGTTTATCGCTTGTTTAGTCTTGCCATAAAGGTACATCTATGCATTCAGGTTTAAGACACATTTCTTCTGGCAGATCTAATATAGTACAGCATATAAGAGTGTGCCTTGTGACACTTTGAGACATACGGTAGGttacatacttttttttaagaGGTCGAATCTCATTCAAAAGCTGTCACTGTGAATGTGCCACCGGATTTTTTGGCTTGAGCTGTGTTGATCACCTGGATGTTAAACCTTATTTGTCCATGGCAGGAGTAAGGACACCAGAGGGATTCCCGCTGGTGCTCAAAACAGTTACGACCATGCTTCTTTTCAATTCTGCAGCTGCTTCTGAATAACAGTGCCATCCAATCTATTTTACTGTGGAGTCTGTTGAAACTGAGGGTCCTTGACTAACGCTGTAGTTCAGTCATTTCTAGCAAAGATGAGAGATTTTTATATAGAACTGAATTTAAAACCTGAGATGTAGTTtcactttttaaacaaaaaatgtccTTTCGGGTGTAACATAAACGTTTCTGGACTCAAAATATGAGCTTAATTAGTCTTGGAGCGTAAAGGATGGTAACAGGTGGTGTTCAAGCTTCATCCCAGGTGTACTGCATCACATTCATTTCCAAAGGTTAGGAGGCAAAAATGAACATAATGATCAATTCACTATGAATATCtgaatactgtttttttttattactttttaaattttatctTTAGTTTGTTATATGAACAATTCAAACGTTTTCTCAGCTgcaaaatctttatttttagcatttaaatgatttcattttaGTGAAACTTGGGCATATATTGAAGTCGAGCTCATTCAGACGCCAACATTTCAAATGCGAGAACAATTTATTAATGGAAGATAAGAACGGTATTTGAAATTATTCTTGACTAAGGGTATTATTACTCTGTTAAGTACTTCTTCAGTTTCTAGAAGGAATTTTGAACACTAGTGAAGTTGCTTAGTAATATATTTAATTCATTATCAAAATCTCCAAACTGGAAGTGAAAAAGAAATCCCACAACAATTACAGATTTCCATGATGCCAGTCACAAGTACATTTATTTCCACATTTCATGATACAAAAATGAATCTATTAAAGGATATAGGATAAGTTAGAAACATCCAGCTTCTTTACTCTGAAAgtatcattaaaaaaatgtaggcAAAACTACTCAATACTCATCAACAATGAAACGTGAATCACAAGATCCATGGATTTCTTAATCATGAAAGCAGAATTGACGTGTGTGATCAGTGTGCGATTGCAGAGTTTATATGATGTTCAAAATTGTAAGGCCCATCAGTTAAGCAATTTGGCTGGAGACTGCACCGCCgcttaaaatgtagttttttttcaGCCTTCCATCGCAAGCAAAGAAACCAACCCACAATTCAATTCAGCCATGCAAGATGTTGCTAAGAAACCTCAAACATGTGACTCCTGCATAATAATGTTAAATGACGTGCTATTTAAAATCGATTTAAGAACAAACACCACTTGAGGTCTCAAAGCAAAAAGTACTCTAATAATAATGTTCAGATAACATTTCAATAAATCAGTGAAACACAATATCGAATATGAGTCACAAGTTTTCAAAGAATTTGTAAAATTTCAATTCGGTACcaatttcagctttaatttgaaataataattgctttttttttaaatttcctagATATTTTGGCATCCATATTAGAGGTATTAAAAGGAAGGTAGACAGCAGCTTGCTGCTTCATCCACAGTACTTCTTTCTATTGTTAAAATTATGCATTGCGCAGATTTGTTCATAGGCTACAGCATGTAATTACAAAGTGATGTAAATAGTAGCATGTTTTAAAGAGAAACTAGAATTATATTgtgtacgtgtgtttgtgttgtgtgtcatttttgataataaaacagtaaaaaaaaaagtatgctgTGGCTGCAAAgtgtatgtatttttttatggtTGGGACTGAGTGGCGCGTATGTCTGGAAAATCCACGGGAGAGTTCACGTTGATCGATTGAAAGCTGGGTTGCCTTGTGTGTCACATGTGAGTTCTGAGTTCTAAAAATACTGCACGACTTGGAGTTTTTCCTGTCATTGTTTCTGTGTCGTCTGTACTAAATGCAGTGTTGCAATAGTCCCAGGCTGCAAGTGAGGTAATTATTGTTCCTTTTTGAATGCACTGTGTGTGTCAGTAGCCCAAGGA
This genomic window from Cololabis saira isolate AMF1-May2022 chromosome 8, fColSai1.1, whole genome shotgun sequence contains:
- the LOC133448388 gene encoding synaptotagmin-2 isoform X1 → MKFNIFKKPQAMKAEETTSVPTATMAPSPAMVTTSAPDTSGSNNTEISKNDMFEEIRTKFLNEIDKIPLPPWALIAIAVVAALLVLTCCFCIIKKCCCKKKKNKKGKKGKDGFNMKNMQGEKHQDDDDDEEEGETGITEEEKEEEEKEPEKLGKLQYSIDYDFENTKLTIGILQAADLISMDSGGTSDPYVKVFILPDKKKKYDTKVHKKTLNPVFNETFVFKVPYEELGGKTLVMSVYDYDRFSKHDVIGEVKVAMNTIDLGRPIEEWRDLESADQEEPEKLGDICISLRYVPTAGKLTVCILEAKNLKKMDACGLSDPYVKIQLLQGGKRLKKKKTTVKKNTLNPYYNESFSFEIPLEQMQKILVVVTVFDYDKIGKNDAIGKIFVGSKATGLGLKHWSDMLSNPRRPIAQWHVLMPEEDIDGQLAKLAAKK
- the LOC133448388 gene encoding synaptotagmin-2 isoform X2, translated to MKFNIFKKPQAMKAEETTSVPTATMAPSPAMVTTSAPDTSGSNNTEISKNDMFEEIRTKFLNEIDKIPLPPWALIAIAVVAALLVLTCCFCIIKKCCCKKKKNKKGKKGKDGFNMKNMQGEDDDDDEEEGETGITEEEKEEEEKEPEKLGKLQYSIDYDFENTKLTIGILQAADLISMDSGGTSDPYVKVFILPDKKKKYDTKVHKKTLNPVFNETFVFKVPYEELGGKTLVMSVYDYDRFSKHDVIGEVKVAMNTIDLGRPIEEWRDLESADQEEPEKLGDICISLRYVPTAGKLTVCILEAKNLKKMDACGLSDPYVKIQLLQGGKRLKKKKTTVKKNTLNPYYNESFSFEIPLEQMQKILVVVTVFDYDKIGKNDAIGKIFVGSKATGLGLKHWSDMLSNPRRPIAQWHVLMPEEDIDGQLAKLAAKK